In Anopheles ziemanni chromosome X unlocalized genomic scaffold, idAnoZiCoDA_A2_x.2 X_unloc_3, whole genome shotgun sequence, the genomic stretch ttctgaaaaaacttccaactttaaacgtgaatatctcgaaaactagaactgctaaaaatacgcccagcgtaccaaaagaaaggaaattcaattttagtcaaacaagtgaagacagattaaaaatcgtaagaacgaaaaaaaagttgtgagcGTTTacagataggcattttataggacgaaacaacgaaaatgctctttttctgaaaaaacttccaactttaaacgtgaatatctccaaaactagaagagctaaaaatacgcccagggtaccaaaagaaaggaaattcaattttacacaaacaagtgaagacagattaaaagtcgtacgaacgaaaaaaaagttatgagcgttcaaagataggcattttataggacgaaacaacgaaaatgctctttttctgaaaaaacttccaactttaaacgtgaatatctcgaaaactagaagagctaaaaatacgcccagggtaccaaaagaaaggaaattcaattttacacaaacaagtgaagacagattaaaagtcgtacgaacgaaaaaaaagttatgagcgttcaaagataggcattttataggacgaaacaacgaaaatgctctttttctgaaaaaacttccaactttaaacgtgaatatctcgaaaactagaagagctaaaaatacgcccagggtaccaaaagaaaggaaattcaatctaagacaaacaaatgaagacagattaaaaatcgtacgaacgaaaaaaaagttatgagcgttcaaagataggcattttataggacgaaacaacgaaaatgctctttttctgaaaaaacttccaactttaaacgtgaatatctcgaaaactagaagagctaaaaatacggccagggtaccaaaagaaaggaaattcaattttagtcaattAAATGAAGACAAATtcaaaatcgtacgaacgaaaaaaaagttatgagcgttcaaagataggcattttataggacgaaacaacgaaaatgctctttttctgaaaaaacttccaactttaaccGTGAATATcgcgaaaactagaagagctaaaactacgcccagggtaccaaaagaaaggaaattcaattttagtcaaacaagtgaagacagattgaaaatcgtacgaacgacaaaaaagttatgagcgttcaaaaataggcattttataggacgaaacaacgaaaatgctctttttctgaaaaaacttccaactttaaacgtgaatatctcgaaaactagaagagctaaaaatacgcccagggtaccaaaagaaaggaaattcaattttagtcaaacaagtgaagacagattaaaaatcgtacgaacgaaaaagaagttatgagcgttccaagataggcattttataggacgaaacaacgaaaatgctctttttctgaaaaaacttccaactttaaacgtgaatatctcgaaaactagaagagctaaaaatacgcccagggaaccaaaagaaaagaaattcaattttagtcaaacaagtgaagacagatgaaaaatcgtaagaacgaaaaaaaagttatgagcgttcaaagataggcattttataggacgaaacaacgaaaatgctctttttctgaaaaaacttccaactttaaacgtgaatatctcgaaaactagaagagctaaaaatacgcccagggtaccaaaagaaaggaaattcaattttagtcaaacaagtgaatacagattaaaaatcgtacaatcggcaaaaaagttataagtgttcaaagataggcattttataggacgaaacaacgaaaatgttctttttctgaaaaaacttccaactttaaacgtgaatatctcgaaaactagaaaagctaaaaatatgcccagggtaccaaaagaaaggaaattcaattttagacaaacaagtgaagaaagatttaaaatcgtacgaacgaaaaaaaagttatgagcgttcaaagataggcattttataggacgaaacaacgaaaatgctctttttctgaaaaaacttccagctttaaacgtgaatatctcgaaaactagaagagctaaaactacgtccagggtaccaaaagaaaggaaattcaattttagtcaaacaagtgaagacagattaaaaatcgtacgaacgaaaacaaagttatgagtgttcaaagataggcattttataggacgaaacaacgaaaatgctctttttctgaaaaaacttccaactttaaacgtgaatatctcgaaaactagaagagctaaaaatacgcccagggtaccaaaagaaaggaaattcaatttaagacaAATAAATggagacagattaaaaatcgtaagaacgaaaaaaaagttatgagcgttcaaagataggcattttataggacgaaacaacgaaaatgctctttttctgaaaaaacttccaactttaaacgtgaatatctcgaaaactagaagagctaaaaatacgcccagggtactaaaaaatggaaattcaattttagtcaaacaaatgaagacagattaaaaatcgtacgaacgaaaaaaaagttatgagcgttcaaagataggcattttataggacgaaacaacgaaaatcctctttttctgaaaaaacttccaactttaaacgtgaatatctcgaaaactagaagagctaaaaatacgcccagggaaccaaaagaaaagaaattcaattttagtcaaacaagtgaagacagattaaaaatcgtaagaacgaaaaaaaagttatgagcgttcaaagataggcattttatatgACGAAACAACgcaaatgctctttttctgaaaaaatttccaactttaaacgtgaatatctcgaaaactagaagagctaaaaatacgcccagggaaccaaaagaaaggaaattcaattttagtcaaacaagtgaatacagattaaaaatcgtacaatcggcaaaaaagttataagtgttcaaagataggcattttataggacgaaacaacgaaaatgctctttttctgaaaaaacttccaaatttaaacgtaaatatctggaaaactagaagagctaaaaatacgcccagggtaccaaaagaaaggaaattcaattttagtcaaacaagtgaaggcagattaaaaatcgtacgaacgaaaaaaaagttatgagcgttcaaagataggcattttataggacgaaacaacgaaaatgctctttttctgaaaaaacttccaactttaaacgtgaatatctcgaaaactagaagagctaaaaatacgcccagggtaccaaaagaaaggaaattcaattttagtcaaacaaaaaggcgacagattaaaaatcgtacgaacgacaaaaaagtcatGAGCGTTctaagataggcattttataggacgaaacaacgaaaatgctctttttctgaaaaaacttccaactttaaacgtgaatatctcgaaaactagaagagctaaaaatgcgcccagggtaccaaaagaaaggaaattcaattttagtcaaacaaaaaggcgacagattaaaaatcgtacgaacgaaaaaaaagttatgagcgttcaaagatacgcattttataggacgaaacaacgaaaatgctctttttctgaaaaaacttccaactttaaacgtcaatatctcgaaaactagaagagctaaaaatacgccaagggtaccaaaagaaaggaaattcaattttagacaaacaagtgaagacagattttaaatcgtacgaacgaaaaacaagttatgagcgttcaaagataggcattttataggacgaaacaacgaaaatgccctttttctgaaaaaacttccaactttaaacgtaaatatctcgaaaactagaagagctaaaaatacgcccagggtaccaaaagaagggaaattcaattttagacaaacaaaaaggcgacagattaaaaatcgtacgaacgacaaaaaagttatgagcgttcaaagataggcattttatacaaaggacgaaacaacgaaaatgccctttttctgaaaaaacttccaactttaaacgtaaatatctcgaaaactagaagagctaaaaatatgcccagggtaccaaaagaaaggaaattcaattttagtcaaacaagtgaagacagattaaaaatcgtaagaacgaaaaaaaagttatgagcgttctaagataggcattttataggacgaaacaacgaaaatgctctttttctgaaaaaacttccaactttaaacgtgaatatctcgaaaactagaagtgctaaaaatacgcccagggaaccaaaagaaaggaaattcaatttaagtcaaacaaatgaagacagattaaaaatcgtaagaacgaaaaaaaagttatgagcgttcaaagatacgcattttataggacgaaacaacgaaaatgctctttttctgaaaaaacttccaactttaaacgtaaatatctcgaaaactagaagagctaaaaatacgcccagggtaccaaaagaaaggaaattcaattttagtaaaacaagtgaagacagatttaaaatcgtacgaacgaaaaaaaagttatgagcgttcaaagataggaattttataggacgaaacaacgaaaatgctctttttctgaaaaaactttaaaatttaaacgtgaacatctcaaaaactagaagagctaaaaatacgcccagggtaccaaaagaaaggaaattcaattttagtcaaacaagtgaagacagattaaaaatcgtacgaacgacaaaaaagttatgagcgttcaaagataggcattttataggacgaaacaacgaaaatgctctttttctgaaaaaacttccaactttaaacgtgaatatctcaaaaactagaagagcttaaaatacgcccaggataccaaaagaaaggaaatacaatttaagtcaaacaagtgaagacagattaaaaatcgtacgaacgaaaaaaaagttatgagcgttcaaagataggcattttataggacgaaacaacgaaaatgctcttgtTACAAAGTAACACTGGCCGACGACTTTTAAACTAGATTGGTATCCACGCGGTAGTGGAATCGAGAAGTAAACAATAGTGACAGGCAGTGACAGGCAGGGTTTATAGAGTAAGAGAGGTCAAAGAAACACTCCTTAACTGCTTACCTTGGTTGGGCGAAATTTCGCCCGATCAAGATGCGCGCATGATGGCCCCGATgggcattttgaaaatgaaccgGCCATCGCGAAACGGCCATCGCGATACGGAGAGTATAAATATAAGATACGAAGGGAAGCGGTCCCTTTTCCTGATTCGACTGTGAAGATAGCCCGAATAAACAccgcgttttttaaaacgcttGCAACACAAAGTAGCGTTGTTAATATACGGTTGGGGGCATCgttcacattttttaaaaaacgcgCGTAGTGGTTCCCGTTGAACGGGATAAGTAATAAGTGAACCCGCGAGTGTTTTCCGCCGAACGAGAGGTGATAAGTTCACGCGATTGAGTCGCGACTGCACCCAGGAACATTCGCCGTTCGAGGTAAACGCGATTGAGTCGCATAGTGACCAGAAGGATCATTCGCGGATCGAGTTACGAACCTACGTGATAAGTGATGTTCCGTCCAGTGGCCCCGCGCACCGAGGAGCTCGGTGGTACAGGGCAGGAGCAGCATCCGCCCGCCACCGAGAGGCCACCAAGCAGGAGAAGTGTGCAGCCGGCCACTTCGGACCCGTTGGCCAGCTCAACGATCATGCGGCCCGCCACGGAAAGGCCAACGTCAAGAGGGTCATCCGTGAGCGAAGTGGACGAGTTAGTGCGGAGAGCTCGGTACGCCAAGCGTGAGCTAACGGCCGTGATGAAGGAGCTTGGCGACATCGTCATTGACTCAGCGTCGTCTATCGCAGATGAGCTCGACGACGAATACAGAGCGATGGACGTTGAATGTGAAGATGCGCGCGCGCGAAGCGCGCCAGGCGAGCATGGCGGCATACTAGAGAAAGTGCGCCATCACGAACAGATCCGCCATCGCGGTTTAAGTGCTCCAGCCGCACACTCCGATGCAGTGCTGGAAGCGGAATTTAAACGGATCGACGAGCAGTACGAGCAACGAATGCTCGAAGAAAAACTGCGCGTCATTGAGGAGTGCGAAAAGCGTCGGCAGGAGGAAAAACGACGCCTACTTCACGCCTCACTCCGGCAGCCTACACGCGTCACTGCGAGGCAGCCGGAACCAGCAGTGAACGGAAGCCACTCCGAAAGCTTCGAGCTGCTGAACCAAAGCCAACTTTCGGCAAGACAGTGCACGAGCCGAGAGTTGCCAACGTTCTCCGGGGACCCGCAGGAGTGGTCGGTGTTTATCGCCAATTATAAGCACTCTACGGCCATCTGCGGGTACACCAATGAAGAGAACCTGCTTCGCCTTCAACGGTGCCTTAAAGGGAAGGCACGGGACGCCGTGGAAAGTTGCCTCTACCATCCGTCAAGCGTACCGGATGCAATCGACATCCTGACAGAGTGCTATGGCCGCCCGGAGCTCATTGTGGAGTCGTTGATGACCAAAATTCGACGGATGCCACCACCAAAGGACGACCGATTTGACACCCTGGTCGATTACGGTGTCGCGGTCAGGAACCTGTGTGCGGCGATGAAGAGCTGCGGTCTACAGGAGTATCTCAGCGGAGGATCGCTGTTGAACGAGTTGGTGGAGAAGCTGCCACCGACGGTGAGGCTGAACTGGTTTTACCAACGGAACATCAACGGGGGGGCAACACTGTTGGCCTTCAACGATTGGATGAAGGAGCTAGTCAGCGCAGCTTGCCAGGGTGTTAAGCCAATCTCCCGGGACTTACAACGCGAAGGCGGTGGTCGCTCAGGCCACCCGCGTAAGTACGCTAACGTGAACGTCCATATCTCAGGTCAGTCTGCAGAGCCCGTCACCG encodes the following:
- the LOC131292084 gene encoding uncharacterized protein LOC131292084, which translates into the protein MFRPVAPRTEELGGTGQEQHPPATERPPSRRSVQPATSDPLASSTIMRPATERPTSRGSSVSEVDELVRRARYAKRELTAVMKELGDIVIDSASSIADELDDEYRAMDVECEDARARSAPGEHGGILEKVRHHEQIRHRGLSAPAAHSDAVLEAEFKRIDEQYEQRMLEEKLRVIEECEKRRQEEKRRLLHASLRQPTRVTARQPEPAVNGSHSESFELLNQSQLSARQCTSRELPTFSGDPQEWSVFIANYKHSTAICGYTNEENLLRLQRCLKGKARDAVESCLYHPSSVPDAIDILTECYGRPELIVESLMTKIRRMPPPKDDRFDTLVDYGVAVRNLCAAMKSCGLQEYLSGGSLLNELVEKLPPTVRLNWFYQRNINGGATLLAFNDWMKELVSAACQGVKPISRDLQREGGGRSGHPRKYANVNVHISGQSAEPVTVNHGEPCSVCSGKCSSLAECGKFLGMDVNSRWRYIKTHAVCRTCLKKHPRFCRVDVLCGVNGCNRRHNKLLHDEDFVRQRQSGRAAEKTMSCNLHVGPYDGVLLKYIPVTLHGKGRTINTLALLDDGSTATFMDHSLVEELGLVGQPRPLCISWTGNQGRREEQSVEVSLKISGVESSAIFDLHSVHTVASLSLRKQSVAPSVISEEYEYLKGLPLRGYTAKAPRILIGVDNIFVGQALRTVEREPNEPAASKTRLGWVLYGPYKQPASKDVKMASVNAHICPCNKERDDIINMALKHYFTLESLGIYRPTTSLRSRDEERALMLLGTSVHLKDNRYEAGLLWKNEDVKLPDSRAMALKRHECLERKLRRDPDLAKAMHNKIVEYEQKGYVRKLTPEEQVTRTPNDWYLPIFPVTNPNKPGKIRVVFDAAAKAN